ATTCAGGGAATTATGTGGATAACTAGTCGAAGCACTGAATCGACTTTTCGTTTTCCGCTTATTTTTTGTCCTTACGCAGGGTTAAAGGAGAGAAATTGTCGTGGACAACCGCAACAATGAAGTCTGGCAACAAGTGTTGTCGGTCATCCAAACGAAACTCAGTAAGCCAAGCTTCGACACTTGGTTTAAAGCAACGAAGGCTTCCTTCCTTAACGACGATGTAGTTATTGTTACTGCTCCGACTACATTTGCCGTTGAATGGCTGGAAACCCGATATACAAAATTAGTTGCTTCTACGCTTTCTGATTATATAGGTAGGAAAGTAGACGTTAAGTTTTCTATTGAAGAAATTCGACCGGCTGAGCCAGTTGAAGCCTTCACACAGCCAACAAATCGTCAGCCGGTTCTCGAAGAACCTATGATGCATATGTTGAATCCCAAATATACGTTCGATACATTCGTTATCGGAGCGGCCAATCGTTTTGCGCACGCAGCCTCTCTTGCTGTAGCGGAGCTGCCTGCAAAATCCTATAATCCTTTTTTCATGTATGGAGGCGTCGGACTAGGTAAAACGCATCTCATGCATGCCATCGGCCATTATATTTTGGAACATAACCCTCATATGAAGGTTCTATATCTCTCCTCGGAGAAATTTACTAACGAATTCATCAACGCCATTCGAGATAATCGTGGTGAAAGCTTCCGTAACAAGTATCGCAACATTGACGTGCTGCTTATTGATGATATTCAGTTTTTGGCCGGTAAAGAAGGAACCCAAGAGGAATTTTTCCATACCTTTAATGCCTTGCATGAAGAGCATAAGCAGATCGTCATCTCAAGTGACCGTCCGCCTAAAGAAATTCCAACGCTGGAAGAGCGACTTCGTTCCCGTTTCGAATGGGGCTTGATAACAGATATACAGCCGCCGGACCTAGAGACTCGGATCGCTATTCTGCGTAAAAAAGCAAAAGCAGAAAATCTCGACATTCCTAATGAAGCTATGATGTATATCGCGAATATGATTGATTCCAACATTCGCGAGCTCGAAGGCGCCCTTATCCGGATTGTTGCCTATTCCTCGCTTACTAACCAGGATATATCGGCACATCTTGCAGCAGAAGCATTGAAGGATATACTGCCAACCGGACGGAATCGCCTCATTACGATGCAAGATATCCAGCAGCGCGTAGGCGACTACTATGGATTGAAGCTCGAGGACTTCAAAGCTCGCAAACGGACGAAGGCCGTCGCTTTTCCAAGACAAATCGCGATGTATCTTTCACGCGAGCTAACCGACTATTCTCTGCCGAAAATTGGTGATGCTTTTGGCGGAAGGGATCATACAACCGTCATTCATGCCCACGAGAAAATTTCACAGCTGCTAAAAGTGGATCAGGATTTATACAAAATTATCAACAGTCTAACAGAAAAAATCAAAAATCTAACTTAAAAAATCAGCGGCGCCTATGCACAATTCATCCACATGTGGATAGGCGTTGTTTTCGAGCTTTTTCGGGCTTATCCACATATTCACTGCCCCTACTACTTCTTAAAGATTTAAACATGCTACAATATACAAAATCGACGAGGTGAGCCCATGAAATTGACGATATTGCGCAACGAGTTAAATGACGCTATTCAGCATGTATCCAAAGCGGTTGCCTCAAGGACAACCATTCCAATTTTAAGTGGTATTAAATTGGAAGCTACTACCACTGGAGTTACCTTAACCGCTAGCGATACCGACATCTCCATTCAAAGCTTCATCCCACTCGAATTACCGAATAAGACAATTGCTACTGTGCAAAAAACAGGAAGTGTCGTCTTAACGGCCAAATTCTTTGTCGAAATCGTTAAGAAATTACCGCATGAAGAGGTTCATATTGAGGTTGGCGAACGTTTTCAAACGATCATTAAATCCGGAGCTACGGAAATTCAGTTAGTTGGGCTTGACCCTGAAGAATTCCCAGTCCTTCCAACCGTACAAGAGGATCAGGTTGTATCGATTCCTGGAGATTTGCTACGGGACATGATTAGACAAACAGTATTCGCGGTTACGACTAACGAATCGACACCGATATTGACGGGAGTTCTTTGGAACTTACAAGAAGGTATATATAAATTCGTTGCTACAGATCGACACCGTTTGGCAAGCCGATCTGCAACGGTCGAATTATACGATGTGAGATTTTCTAATATCGTAATATCTGGTAAAACCTTAAATGAATTGGCGAAAATCGTTCCTGATCAGAATGTAATGGTGGATATTGTCGTTGCTGATAATCAAGTTCTGTTTAAGCTTGGTAACGTACTGTTCTATTCCAGAATGCTGGACGGGACTTATCCCGATACTTCAAAGATTATTCCGCAAAGCTTCAAAACAGAACTGGTATTGAACACGAAATCCTTAAGTGATTCTATAGATCGTGCCTATTTGCTTTCTCGAGAGGAAAAAACGAATATTGTACGGCTTATGACGACTGATAACGGGGGAATTGAAATTTCCTCTAGCTCATCGGAATTAGGTAAAGTAACGGAGCAATTGAGCGTGAAAGAAATGCGCGGAGATCCTCTCAAAATTGCATTCAACTCTAAATATATGCTTGACGTGTTAAAGGTTATTGACAGCGAGGAGCTGTTCATCGGTTTCAATGGTGCAATGAGCCCTATTATTATTAGGCCTAATGACCACGAGAACAGCTTGCATCTGATTCTCCCTTATCGGACGACGAATTGAGGCGCGCAGAATGAAGAATATTGGAATTTCTACGGAATACATTACTTTGGGACAGTTTCTCAAGCTTGCAGAGTGCATCGGAACGGGCGGAGAAGTGAAACATTTTCTGCAGGAAACTCGTGTATTAGTTAACAATGAGCCTGATAATCGCAGAGGGCGCAAGCTTAGAGTTGGGGATATTGTTGAGGTTGACGGATTTGGTTCATTTACGATCAGCATCCGATAATCCTGACGGCTTCAGTAGTCAGCTGAGGAAGGAAATATCCTATGCAATTAAATACCTTGGAGCTCCAAGGCTATCGTAATTATGATGCGCTAACGCTTGCCACTGAAGGTGGCGTTAATATTTTTATCGGACCTAATGCCCAGGGAAAAACCAACTTTATCGAAGCCATTCACGTGCTTTCCTTAACCAAGTCCCATCGGACCTCGAAGGACAAGGAATTGATAGGCTGGAATCAATCTTCGGCGCTAATTCGAGCACAGATGCAAAGAAAGTATGGGCAAGTGAACTTAGAGCTGCAATTGTCCGCCCAGGGCAAGAAAGCTAAAATTAATGGCTTAGAGCAGCGAAAGCTGAGCAGCTTTGTTGGAACGCTTAATGTCGTTTTGTTTGCGCCGGAGGATTTAGATATCGTTAAGGGTGCACCGGGAGTACGCCGCCGATTCATGGACATGGAGATCGGACAGGTGCACCCCGGTTATTTGTACGACATGCAGCAGTATCAAAGAATTTTGCAACAAAGGAACAATTACTTAAAATCAACGGATATGAACAAGGCCTCTCCGGAGATGATGGATGTATGGAATGAACAACTTGCAACGTCAGGTGTTAAAATGATGAAAAAAAGGAAAAACTTTATAGTACACCTGCAGAAGTGGGCTGAGAAAATTCATTCCGGAATAACCGGAGGTAATGAGCATCTTACTGTGGAGTATAAACCCTCTTTCGGGAACTCCGTTGGTATGGATAACCAAGAACATTCTT
This portion of the Cohnella abietis genome encodes:
- the dnaA gene encoding chromosomal replication initiator protein DnaA, with amino-acid sequence MDNRNNEVWQQVLSVIQTKLSKPSFDTWFKATKASFLNDDVVIVTAPTTFAVEWLETRYTKLVASTLSDYIGRKVDVKFSIEEIRPAEPVEAFTQPTNRQPVLEEPMMHMLNPKYTFDTFVIGAANRFAHAASLAVAELPAKSYNPFFMYGGVGLGKTHLMHAIGHYILEHNPHMKVLYLSSEKFTNEFINAIRDNRGESFRNKYRNIDVLLIDDIQFLAGKEGTQEEFFHTFNALHEEHKQIVISSDRPPKEIPTLEERLRSRFEWGLITDIQPPDLETRIAILRKKAKAENLDIPNEAMMYIANMIDSNIRELEGALIRIVAYSSLTNQDISAHLAAEALKDILPTGRNRLITMQDIQQRVGDYYGLKLEDFKARKRTKAVAFPRQIAMYLSRELTDYSLPKIGDAFGGRDHTTVIHAHEKISQLLKVDQDLYKIINSLTEKIKNLT
- the dnaN gene encoding DNA polymerase III subunit beta; amino-acid sequence: MKLTILRNELNDAIQHVSKAVASRTTIPILSGIKLEATTTGVTLTASDTDISIQSFIPLELPNKTIATVQKTGSVVLTAKFFVEIVKKLPHEEVHIEVGERFQTIIKSGATEIQLVGLDPEEFPVLPTVQEDQVVSIPGDLLRDMIRQTVFAVTTNESTPILTGVLWNLQEGIYKFVATDRHRLASRSATVELYDVRFSNIVISGKTLNELAKIVPDQNVMVDIVVADNQVLFKLGNVLFYSRMLDGTYPDTSKIIPQSFKTELVLNTKSLSDSIDRAYLLSREEKTNIVRLMTTDNGGIEISSSSSELGKVTEQLSVKEMRGDPLKIAFNSKYMLDVLKVIDSEELFIGFNGAMSPIIIRPNDHENSLHLILPYRTTN
- the yaaA gene encoding S4 domain-containing protein YaaA encodes the protein MKNIGISTEYITLGQFLKLAECIGTGGEVKHFLQETRVLVNNEPDNRRGRKLRVGDIVEVDGFGSFTISIR
- the recF gene encoding DNA replication/repair protein RecF (All proteins in this family for which functions are known are DNA-binding proteins that assist the filamentation of RecA onto DNA for the initiation of recombination or recombinational repair.), whose product is MQLNTLELQGYRNYDALTLATEGGVNIFIGPNAQGKTNFIEAIHVLSLTKSHRTSKDKELIGWNQSSALIRAQMQRKYGQVNLELQLSAQGKKAKINGLEQRKLSSFVGTLNVVLFAPEDLDIVKGAPGVRRRFMDMEIGQVHPGYLYDMQQYQRILQQRNNYLKSTDMNKASPEMMDVWNEQLATSGVKMMKKRKNFIVHLQKWAEKIHSGITGGNEHLTVEYKPSFGNSVGMDNQEHSSLFEQFMLKLTQGRDQEFRRGITLVGPHRDDLIFAINGKDVQSFGSQGQQRTAALSLKLAELELMHEEIGEYPLLLLDDVLSELDQTRQTQLIETFQSRVQTFITTTSLESVNMGRLKNASIFHVRNGQVLR